AGCGTCCCCGCACTTATAGCATTCAGTCAGCCCGCCGTGCCTCCTTCCGGTCAGCCTACCCCAAAGCTCGTCAGCCTCCTCAATCACCTTCTTAGCCCTCTCCATAGCCCTGTGGATCTCCTCCCTCACCCTCATATTCCACTTGAGGTCTCTGGGGACGTTGCCCATGATCATGGGGTCCCCAGCCCTGAAGACGTACGGCTGCCTCCTCTGAGGTAGGAAGGCGTCCACCACTTCCTGGTCGGGCACGTCCACGGGTTCTGAGGTGTGGCTAAGTATGAAGGCGTCGAGGGACACGATGCCGGGCAGGTAGACCGACTCGTCCTCCGTCACCCTGAAGAGCTTCAGGGTCTCATCTAAAGCCTCCTGGTTGTTCTCCGAGAACGTTATGAGCCACCCCGTGTCCCTCTGACCCATCACGTCGGAGTGGTCAGTCCATATGTTCCAGGGCGGCCCTATAGTTCTGGTCACAACGGCCATCACGACGGGTATTCTCGAGCCGGCCACCCACCAGAGCATCTCGTGCATGTATAGGAGTCCGTGCGATGAGGTTGCCGTGAATGCCCTGAGGCCTCCTGACGCAGCGCCGTAGACGGCCGCTAGAGCTGAGTGCTCGGACTCAACCCTAATCATCTCGGCGTCGAACTCCCCCGACTCAATCATCTCAGCTATCTTCTCAACTATCGTTGTCTGCGGTGTTATAGGGTACGCTGAAACCGCCTTCACTCTGGCCAGCTTGACGGCGGTCGCTACTGCGTAGTTCCCCGTCAGCGTTTCGAGGACCACCCCACTCACCCCTCAGGCCTCATTTCTATGGCTTTAGTCGGGCACACGCTGGCGCACACCCCGCAGCCCTTGCAGTAGTCGTAGTCTATCAGTATGAAGTCACCCCCCTCGCTCAGGTCTATCACCGAGTCAGGGCAGTACAGCCAGCACAGCCTGCATTTGATGCACTTACCCGCATTATAGACAGGCCTCTGAATCCTCCAGGTTCCGGTGCGCCCTGAGACCCCGACCGTCGGCCTCGACAACGGGAACATGCTGCCCTCACTCAACGCAAACCACCTCACCATAAGCCTCCCTAGCAGCCACGGCGTTAAGCTCGCCGAGCCTCCCCTCAATCCGCTCCCTTATAGCTTCCTCAACAGTCTCTATAGGCATTTTAAGGAGTCTAGCAAGCGCGCCGACCATGGGCATGTTCACCAACGCCCACCCGGACAGGACTAAGCCGTGGTGGAGAGCTATCTTGGCTGCGTCAACGTAACACAACCTGAAGTCCCCCTTAATCGCAGGCCTGTCCGAGGAGTTAACGAGCACGGTACCGCCCGGCTTCAGGCCATCCACCACGTTAACCAACTCCCCAAGCCTAGCATCCAAAACCACGACGATGGAGGGGTTCCTTATAGAGGACCTCGTCCTCACAGGCCTGTCCGAGACCCTCGCATAAGCAACGACTGGAGCACCCCTCC
This portion of the Zestosphaera sp. genome encodes:
- a CDS encoding 4Fe-4S binding protein — encoded protein: MSEGSMFPLSRPTVGVSGRTGTWRIQRPVYNAGKCIKCRLCWLYCPDSVIDLSEGGDFILIDYDYCKGCGVCASVCPTKAIEMRPEG
- a CDS encoding pyruvate ferredoxin oxidoreductase is translated as MVLETLTGNYAVATAVKLARVKAVSAYPITPQTTIVEKIAEMIESGEFDAEMIRVESEHSALAAVYGAASGGLRAFTATSSHGLLYMHEMLWWVAGSRIPVVMAVVTRTIGPPWNIWTDHSDVMGQRDTGWLITFSENNQEALDETLKLFRVTEDESVYLPGIVSLDAFILSHTSEPVDVPDQEVVDAFLPQRRQPYVFRAGDPMIMGNVPRDLKWNMRVREEIHRAMERAKKVIEEADELWGRLTGRRHGGLTECYKCGDAKYFIVGVGAWTGDMKEAVDYLRSSFGLKVGLVKVRYVRPFPSEDLIKWLNNAHSVIVFDRSASPSVGGPLYIETVASLTSAGVRLPIKNVLAGIAGVDVTPADISNVVLKSLNEVEESGSFRQPVTWFYGGE
- a CDS encoding 2-oxoacid:acceptor oxidoreductase family protein encodes the protein MSLGGVVEIRFHGRGGQGAVTAANMLVSAALRAGLYGQAIPFFGAERRGAPVVAYARVSDRPVRTRSSIRNPSIVVVLDARLGELVNVVDGLKPGGTVLVNSSDRPAIKGDFRLCYVDAAKIALHHGLVLSGWALVNMPMVGALARLLKMPIETVEEAIRERIEGRLGELNAVAAREAYGEVVCVE